One genomic region from Hypanus sabinus isolate sHypSab1 unplaced genomic scaffold, sHypSab1.hap1 scaffold_1059, whole genome shotgun sequence encodes:
- the LOC132386206 gene encoding uncharacterized protein LOC132386206 has translation PCNVLCPPNTNDLLRCCGTKSSRVSDRRHENATLARTGVSLKAEGPVHPGSCSPEARGGLGAWSPRGGGGDYSSQRAARRQVAAAISGPERIPSVPRPSGGVKGTNSPGGLQGEPPVRSHPPGSRSGRTHLVQALCRWIRTRDHPPRCALGCRTALRARKELLLNPVLYRIPFVWSCADPLSPEGGNILLLLRCRALSPVYPGEKGQSLPDRAIRVSNGEFILRTFGITGVVGAAEMGRSAHPVCARPFKLPRPPHTNRVHS, from the exons GGCCCTGTAATGTTCTCTGTCCCCCTAACACGAATGACCTACTGAGATGCTGTGGAACGAAAAGCAGCCGCGTTAGTGACCGGCGCCATGAAAATGCAACGCTGGCCCGGACCGGAGTCTCTTTAAAGGCTGAGGGGCCGGTGCATCCCGGGAGTTGTAGTCCGGAAGCGCGCGGAGGCCTGGGCGCCTGGAGCCCCCGCGGCGGGGGCGGAGACTACAGCTCCCAGCGTGCCGCGCGGCGCCAGGTCGCCGCCGCGATTTCGGGACCGGAGAGGATCCCCAGCGTCCCTCGTCCCTCGGGCGGCGTCAAGGGCACTAACTCACCGGGCGGGCTGCAGGGAGAACCCCCCGTCCGGTCTCACCCTCCGGGATCCAGGAGCGGACGCACTCACCTGGTACAG GCCCTTTGCAgatggattcgaacccgggaccatCCGCCTCGATGCGCGCTAGGCTGCCGGACGGCTCTTCGGGCCAGGAAGGAGTTGCTTCTGAACCCCGTACTGTACCGGATCCCCTTTGTGTGGTCGTGTGCCGATCCCCTCTCCCCGGAAGGGGGGAACATCCTCCTGCTTTTACGCTGCCGAGCTCTTTCACCCGTCTACCCGGGAGAGAAAGGGCAGTCACTTCCTGACCGGGCCATCAGGGTATCTAACGGAGAATTCATCCTCCGCACCTTTGGAATCACTGGGGTGGTTGGAGCCGCGGAAATGGGCcgttcagcccatccagtctgtgctagaccatttaaactgcctagaccCCCACACACAAATAGAGtacacagttga